In Pirellulales bacterium, the following are encoded in one genomic region:
- a CDS encoding Flp family type IVb pilin, translating into MKRWVLWGREFLVCEDGPTAVEYAVMLALIVVVCLAAIGTIGTNANTTFQNVANSLASGS; encoded by the coding sequence ATGAAGCGCTGGGTTTTGTGGGGTCGTGAATTTTTAGTTTGTGAAGATGGTCCAACGGCAGTGGAGTACGCGGTGATGTTGGCGTTGATTGTGGTTGTTTGCCTGGCGGCAATCGGCACGATCGGCACGAATGCCAACACAACGTTCCAAAACGTCGCGAATTCGCTGGCCAGTGGAAGTTAA